A region from the uncultured Holophaga sp. genome encodes:
- a CDS encoding NADH-quinone oxidoreductase subunit M: MHPMLPWFKNLPLWVTAVPMLGALLLLLVPREKRRVFELGALAITLFDFLLSVPLWFQYDRSSAAVQWVTRMDWIPSLGVQFHIGMDGISLLLFLLTTFIGFIAVWCSFTSIEERHKEYYVWILVMQFSMLGVFICQDVFLFYLFWELMLVPMYFLIAIWGGPQKLYAAIKLFLYTLTGSVLMLVAILAIYFLQAKTRGFISPFTGHFISYYSFSLADFQAMAPVIAAQGRTFPILIALAFFIAFAIKVPMFPFHTWLPDAHVQAPTAGSVILAGILLKMGTYGFIRFLLPIVPDATRTLLPWFLTLTLIGLIYGALVAMIQKDMKKLVAYSSVSHLGLCMLGIFAMNPNGLQGAMFQMINHGISTSGLFLIVGIVYERRHTRLISEFGGLSKSMPVYATLFMILTMSSIGLPGLNGFIGEATILMGAFQAHPWWAVVATTGIILGAAYMLWLFQRVMFGPISETNLKMKDLNAREIAYFAPLIVAAFWIGLKPTPIMEILAKPVEKLVTQVDPAYYHQNDLLGAQAAATRTGMAGMAAPHEAEAQEVHEAEGGR, from the coding sequence ATGCATCCCATGCTGCCCTGGTTCAAGAACCTGCCCCTCTGGGTCACTGCCGTTCCCATGCTCGGGGCCCTGCTGCTGCTGCTGGTGCCCCGGGAGAAGCGGCGGGTCTTCGAGCTGGGGGCCCTGGCCATCACTCTCTTCGACTTCCTGCTGAGCGTGCCCCTCTGGTTCCAGTACGACCGGAGCAGCGCTGCGGTGCAGTGGGTGACGCGGATGGACTGGATCCCCTCCCTGGGGGTGCAGTTCCACATCGGCATGGACGGCATCAGCCTGCTGCTCTTCCTGCTGACCACCTTCATCGGCTTCATTGCCGTGTGGTGTTCCTTCACCTCCATTGAAGAGCGGCACAAGGAATACTACGTCTGGATCCTGGTCATGCAGTTCAGCATGCTGGGGGTCTTCATCTGCCAGGACGTCTTCCTCTTCTATCTCTTCTGGGAGCTGATGCTGGTGCCGATGTACTTCCTCATCGCCATCTGGGGTGGCCCGCAGAAGCTCTATGCCGCCATCAAGCTCTTCCTCTACACCCTCACCGGCTCGGTGCTGATGCTGGTGGCGATCCTGGCCATCTACTTCCTCCAGGCCAAGACCAGGGGCTTCATCAGCCCCTTCACCGGGCACTTCATCTCGTATTACAGCTTCTCCCTGGCGGACTTCCAGGCCATGGCGCCCGTGATCGCGGCCCAGGGCAGGACCTTCCCCATCCTGATCGCGCTGGCCTTCTTCATCGCCTTCGCCATCAAGGTGCCCATGTTCCCCTTCCACACCTGGCTGCCCGACGCCCACGTGCAGGCCCCCACTGCCGGTTCCGTGATCCTGGCCGGCATCCTTCTGAAGATGGGCACCTACGGCTTCATCCGCTTCCTGCTGCCCATCGTGCCCGACGCCACCCGCACCCTGCTGCCCTGGTTCCTCACGCTGACCCTCATCGGCCTCATTTACGGGGCTCTGGTGGCCATGATCCAGAAGGACATGAAGAAGCTGGTGGCCTACTCCTCCGTGAGCCACCTGGGCCTCTGCATGCTGGGCATCTTCGCCATGAACCCCAACGGGCTCCAGGGCGCCATGTTCCAGATGATCAATCACGGCATCAGTACCAGCGGGCTCTTCCTCATCGTGGGCATCGTCTACGAGCGGCGCCACACCCGCCTGATCTCAGAATTCGGAGGGCTCTCGAAGTCCATGCCCGTCTACGCGACCCTCTTCATGATCCTGACCATGAGCTCCATCGGTCTGCCCGGCCTCAACGGGTTCATCGGAGAGGCCACCATCCTCATGGGCGCCTTCCAGGCCCACCCCTGGTGGGCGGTGGTGGCCACCACGGGCATCATCCTGGGCGCCGCATACATGCTCTGGCTCTTCCAGCGGGTCATGTTCGGGCCCATCAGCGAGACCAACCTCAAGATGAAGGATCTGAACGCGCGGGAGATCGCCTACTTCGCGCCCCTCATCGTCGCGGCCTTCTGGATCGGTCTCAAGCCCACCCCCATCATGGAGATCCTCGCCAAGCCGGTGGAGAAGCTGGTGACCCAGGTGGATCCTGCCTACTACCATCAGAACGATCTGCTCGGTGCCCAGGCTGCTGCGACCCGGACCGGCATGGCTGGGATGGCCGCTCCCCATGAGGCCGAAGCCCAGGAGGTCCATGAGGCCGAGGGAGGTCGCTGA
- a CDS encoding NADH-quinone oxidoreductase subunit N — MPFAEGLWVHLIQDLPLLTPVLFLWAVGTLMLWPLGTWLLRSMPRRYWGWVSVAVLVVTLVLVLQAPAGEGFSGMFKVDGLTQGFQVLAVLAAGLTVLLSQPTLDATGEQSVEYYVLILFATSGMLLLVGATDLVSLYLSLELMALSIYVLVAYFREQDRSIEAGVKYFLLGAFSSGLLIYGMSLIFAAAGGGTTNLAVLGQSLALAPANHAFLVFTGVLLVLVGFGFKVAAVPFHMWSPDAYEGAPTPVTAFMSMAPKAAALAAFVRLFASVFNGIHGLWEAPLMFMAGASMVLGNLAALKQKSLKRLLAYSSIAHVGYMLLGVLSRDAQAGAQAIWLYMLTYLLMQTGAFAVIIHLQGKGEGERIDDLRGLAKRRPALAFAMLVFMLSLAGIPPLLGFFAKLYLFKLAIEQGFVGLTVLAFLTSVVSAYYYLNVVATMYFRDAPGEELRPMGPSLGVVVFATCLLLLVGTCLGPWLMKWTAQIVLV; from the coding sequence ATGCCCTTCGCTGAAGGTCTCTGGGTCCACCTGATCCAGGATCTCCCCCTCCTCACCCCGGTCCTCTTCCTGTGGGCTGTGGGCACCCTCATGCTCTGGCCCCTGGGAACCTGGCTGCTCCGTTCCATGCCCCGGCGTTATTGGGGGTGGGTCAGTGTGGCTGTCCTGGTCGTCACCCTGGTGCTGGTCCTCCAGGCTCCGGCTGGGGAGGGCTTCTCGGGCATGTTCAAGGTGGATGGCCTGACCCAGGGATTCCAGGTGCTCGCGGTGCTGGCGGCGGGCCTGACGGTCCTGCTGAGCCAGCCGACCCTGGATGCCACCGGCGAGCAGTCGGTGGAGTACTACGTTCTCATCCTCTTTGCCACCTCGGGCATGCTGCTCCTGGTGGGGGCCACCGATCTGGTGAGCCTGTATCTGTCCCTGGAGCTGATGGCGCTCTCCATCTACGTGCTGGTGGCCTACTTCCGGGAACAGGACCGGAGCATCGAGGCCGGGGTCAAATACTTCCTCCTGGGGGCCTTCTCCAGTGGCCTCCTGATCTACGGCATGTCCCTGATCTTCGCCGCCGCGGGGGGGGGGACCACCAACCTGGCCGTCCTGGGGCAGTCCCTGGCCCTGGCCCCTGCCAACCATGCGTTCCTGGTCTTCACCGGTGTGCTGCTGGTGCTGGTCGGCTTCGGGTTCAAGGTGGCGGCGGTGCCCTTCCACATGTGGAGCCCTGATGCCTATGAGGGGGCCCCCACCCCGGTGACGGCCTTCATGTCCATGGCTCCCAAGGCGGCGGCCCTGGCGGCCTTTGTCCGCCTCTTCGCCTCTGTCTTCAATGGCATCCACGGGCTTTGGGAGGCTCCTCTCATGTTCATGGCCGGGGCCAGCATGGTGCTGGGCAACCTGGCGGCGCTGAAGCAGAAGAGCCTCAAGCGCCTCCTGGCCTACTCGAGCATCGCCCATGTGGGCTACATGCTCCTGGGTGTGCTCTCGCGGGATGCCCAGGCCGGGGCCCAGGCCATCTGGCTCTACATGCTGACCTACCTGCTCATGCAGACCGGAGCCTTCGCCGTGATCATCCACCTGCAGGGGAAGGGGGAGGGTGAGCGCATCGATGACCTCCGGGGCCTGGCCAAGCGGCGTCCGGCCCTGGCTTTCGCCATGCTGGTCTTCATGCTCAGTCTGGCGGGCATCCCGCCTCTCCTCGGCTTCTTCGCCAAGCTCTACCTCTTCAAGCTGGCCATTGAGCAGGGTTTTGTGGGTCTCACGGTCCTGGCCTTCCTCACCAGCGTGGTCTCTGCCTACTACTACCTGAACGTGGTGGCGACCATGTACTTCCGGGATGCGCCTGGTGAGGAGCTCCGGCCCATGGGCCCGAGCCTCGGGGTGGTGGTCTTCGCCACCTGCCTGCTCCTCCTGGTGGGGACCTGCCTGGGTCCCTGGCTCATGAAGTGGACCGCCCAGATCGTCCTGGTCTAG
- a CDS encoding AtpZ/AtpI family protein, giving the protein MWGDLLSLGMVFPLCIVLGYFAGRWAGGKLGYPTAGMWVGLVWGIAAAFWELYKVTKKLDRMDAVQGKSDEKPRDPHDSDPR; this is encoded by the coding sequence ATGTGGGGCGACCTGCTCTCCCTGGGCATGGTCTTCCCGCTCTGCATCGTCCTGGGCTACTTCGCCGGGCGCTGGGCAGGTGGGAAGCTCGGCTACCCCACGGCGGGGATGTGGGTCGGCCTGGTCTGGGGCATCGCCGCGGCCTTCTGGGAGCTCTACAAGGTCACCAAGAAGCTGGACCGCATGGATGCGGTCCAGGGGAAATCCGATGAAAAGCCCCGTGATCCCCATGACTCCGATCCACGCTGA
- a CDS encoding ATP synthase subunit I, with translation MKSPVIPMTPIHAEPDPGSLHLVWIGRFQGALLVLGTLLWLLKSWRASLVFLTGGAISVGFWAVHRWLVTRMLTPSRRRRWFYAVLQLGKLALIGLLLYGMMGEFPGETIPMASGILLFVAGILLEAVRLLLHPASGDGK, from the coding sequence ATGAAAAGCCCCGTGATCCCCATGACTCCGATCCACGCTGAACCGGATCCGGGCAGTCTTCACTTGGTGTGGATCGGACGCTTCCAGGGCGCCCTGCTGGTCCTCGGGACCCTTCTGTGGCTGCTGAAGTCGTGGCGGGCTTCGCTGGTCTTCCTGACCGGAGGGGCGATCAGTGTGGGCTTCTGGGCTGTCCACCGTTGGCTGGTCACGCGGATGCTCACGCCCTCGCGCCGCCGACGCTGGTTCTACGCTGTACTTCAATTGGGAAAGCTGGCATTGATCGGACTGCTGCTGTACGGGATGATGGGGGAATTCCCTGGGGAGACCATCCCCATGGCGTCGGGCATCCTGCTCTTCGTCGCCGGGATTCTGCTCGAAGCAGTCCGGCTCCTCCTCCACCCCGCTTCGGGGGACGGCAAGTGA
- the atpB gene encoding F0F1 ATP synthase subunit A, whose amino-acid sequence MEHHASYLSWLLTELLHLQRHAWGSFAHGEPLSFLERYDYLFAAVLAMVVTMILVSITKRRKVPGPWQQTMEFVVTFFRGLSSENIDHHPEKYMPLIGTLGFFILLNNFFGLTPMMPSGTANWNVTLGCAVLVFLHYNYQGMKEQGIGKYWLHFAGPIWWLSWLIFPLEIVGLVARILSHSMRLFGNIAGEHVVSAVFFVMLPIFLPLPMMFLGVFFGLVQTFVFVILTAVYIGGAVAHEH is encoded by the coding sequence ATGGAACACCACGCATCATATCTCTCCTGGCTGCTGACGGAGCTGCTGCACCTGCAGAGGCATGCCTGGGGCAGCTTCGCCCATGGCGAACCGCTCTCCTTCCTGGAGCGCTACGACTACCTCTTCGCCGCCGTCCTGGCCATGGTGGTCACCATGATCCTGGTCTCCATCACCAAGCGCCGCAAGGTGCCCGGCCCCTGGCAGCAGACCATGGAGTTCGTGGTCACCTTCTTCCGGGGGCTCTCCTCCGAGAACATCGACCACCACCCCGAGAAGTACATGCCCCTGATCGGGACTCTGGGCTTCTTCATCCTGCTCAACAACTTCTTTGGCCTCACGCCCATGATGCCCTCGGGCACCGCCAACTGGAACGTGACCCTGGGCTGTGCCGTGCTGGTCTTCCTGCACTACAACTACCAGGGCATGAAGGAGCAGGGCATCGGCAAGTACTGGCTGCACTTCGCCGGTCCCATCTGGTGGCTGTCCTGGCTCATCTTTCCCCTGGAGATCGTCGGCCTGGTGGCCCGCATCCTCAGCCACTCAATGCGTCTCTTCGGAAATATCGCCGGTGAGCACGTGGTGTCTGCGGTTTTCTTCGTGATGCTGCCGATCTTCCTGCCGCTGCCCATGATGTTCCTGGGCGTCTTCTTCGGCCTCGTCCAGACCTTCGTGTTCGTCATCCTTACCGCTGTCTACATCGGCGGTGCTGTGGCCCACGAGCACTGA